A section of the Corvus moneduloides isolate bCorMon1 chromosome 29, bCorMon1.pri, whole genome shotgun sequence genome encodes:
- the GOLPH3L gene encoding Golgi phosphoprotein 3-like, with the protein MTTLTHRGRRVEGRNSDKKPDGEEDAAADRDLNEDDPDDSKDIRLTLMEEVLLLGLKDKEGYTSFWNDCISSGLRGGILIELALRGRIRLEPLSLRKKRLLERKVLLKSDAPTGDVLLDETLRHIKATESAETVQTWIELLTGETWNPFKLQYQLRNVRERLAKALVEKGILTTEKQNFLLFDMTTHPVSNASEKQRLVKKLQESVLERWVNDPQRMERRTLALLVLAHASDVLENVFASLADDKYDVAMNRTKDLLDMDPEVEAAKARGTEMIWAVLAAFNKS; encoded by the exons ATGACGACGCTCACGCACCGGGGCCGGCGGGTGGAGGGCAGAAACTCGGACAAGAAGCCGGACGGTGAGGAGGATGCGGCTGCAGACAGAGACCTGAACGAGGACGATCCTGATGACTCCAAAGACATCCGCCTCACGCTCATGGAGgaggtgctgctcctggggctgaaGGACAAGGAG GGCTACACCTCCTTCTGGAACGACTGCATCTCCtcggggctgcggggcgggaTCCTCATCGAGCTGGCTCTGCGCGGCCGCATCCGCCTGGAGCCGCTGTCCCTGCGCAAGAagaggctgctggagaggaAG GTGCTGTTGAAGTCGGATGCTCCGACCGgggatgtgctgctggatgAGACCCTGCGGCACATCAAGGCCACGGAGTCGGCGGAGACGGTTCAGACCTGGATAGAGCTGCTCACTG GAGAGACCTGGAACCCCTTCAAGCTGCAGTACCAGCTGCGCAACGTGCGGGAGCGCCTGGCCAAGGCGCTGGTTGAGAAGGGCATCCTGACCACGGAGAAGCAGAACTTCCTGCTCTTCGACATGACCACGCACCCTGTCAGCAACGCCTCCGAGAAGCAGCGCCTGGTGAAGAAGCTCCAGGAGAGCGTCCTGGAGCGCTGGGTCAACGACCCCCAGCGCATGGAGCGCAGGACTCTGGCCCTGCTGGTGCTGGCCCACGCCTCGGACGTGCTGGAGAACGTTTTCGCCAGCCTGGCCGATGACAAGTACGACGTGGCCATGAACAGGACCAAGGACCTGCTGGATATGGACCCTGAGGTGGAAGCTGCCAAAGCCAGGGGCACGGAGATGATCTGGGCTGTCCTGGCAGCCTTCAATAAGTCCTAA
- the ENSA gene encoding alpha-endosulfine isoform X2: protein MAAWGDTQEKDRAVPPERAEEAKLKAKYPNLGQKPGGSDFLMKRLQKGQKYFDSGDYNMAKAKMKNKQLPSAGPDKNLVTGDHIPTPQDLPQRKSSLVTSKLAG, encoded by the exons ATGGCGGCGTGGGGG GACACTCAGGAGAAGGACAGAGCCGTCCCCCCCGAGAGGGCAGAGGAGGCAAAGCTCAAGGCCAAATATCCCAACCTGGGCCAGAAGCCCGGGGGCTCCGATTTCCTCATGAAGAGGCTGCAGAAAGGG CAAAAATACTTCGACTCTGGTGACTACAACATGGCCAAGGCAAAGATGAAGAACAAGCAGCTGCCAAGTGCAGGGCCTGACAAGAACCTGGTGACAGGAGACCACATCCCCACGCCCCAGGACCTGCCTCAGAGAAAGTCCTCGCTCGTCACCAGCAAGCTGGCGGGGTAG
- the ENSA gene encoding alpha-endosulfine isoform X1: MAAPLSTGAFTEETGQEKQDTQEKDRAVPPERAEEAKLKAKYPNLGQKPGGSDFLMKRLQKGQKYFDSGDYNMAKAKMKNKQLPSAGPDKNLVTGDHIPTPQDLPQRKSSLVTSKLAG, translated from the exons ATGGCAGCCCCGCTCAGTACCGGCGCCTTCACGGAGGAGACCGGGCAGGAGAAACAG GACACTCAGGAGAAGGACAGAGCCGTCCCCCCCGAGAGGGCAGAGGAGGCAAAGCTCAAGGCCAAATATCCCAACCTGGGCCAGAAGCCCGGGGGCTCCGATTTCCTCATGAAGAGGCTGCAGAAAGGG CAAAAATACTTCGACTCTGGTGACTACAACATGGCCAAGGCAAAGATGAAGAACAAGCAGCTGCCAAGTGCAGGGCCTGACAAGAACCTGGTGACAGGAGACCACATCCCCACGCCCCAGGACCTGCCTCAGAGAAAGTCCTCGCTCGTCACCAGCAAGCTGGCGGGGTAG